The following is a genomic window from Myxococcales bacterium.
CTTCGAAATGCTCATAGTGTCCGTCAGGCCACACCAAAACCTGAGTACACAAAAAAGCCGCTCGAGGATCTTTCATGATAGCTTCATTCTGCTGCCATTTTTGAAAAACTAGTGCTAAGCCGCCCTGTTCAACAGTAAAGGGAGCCGTATAGAGGCCTGGCTGTTTACCAAGCGCCTCCACCTCAAGCCCCGAATCATCTCCCAAAGACACATCGTCTGTAGCCTCTACACATGCGCGAGCCTTTATCAGTGCATTTTCTAAATAGGTCTTACCATTCTCTTCAGGAACATTTAGATCGAGTGCTCTTGCAGATGTCGTTTCAATGGCATGCCCCTCAAACAGAGCAGTAATCTCTTTAATTTTGCCCATATTATGGCTGGCAATAACAACGCGATGTTCACCTATTTTTCTTGTCATGGAATTTAAATCTCCAAATATTCAGCACAATTATTTTTTTCAATAGTTATTTCACTGCTCTTAGTTACAAAATCACAGCCTTTTTGCAAGCTGATTAATGCATAGGCTCGCCTAATATAAAAAATTGTTTAAATTTATTCTGCTCCTCTTTAAAACTTGTTTGAAATATAAGCGTATCATCAGTCCCTAAGAGCACACTAACCCCTTCTTTGAAGATTTTTTTTAAAGGATGTTTCTTGTGATCGAATTCAATATTCTTTGTCAAAAAAATAAATGATGAAGGACAGAACTCACACGGGACACGAAGTTCTAATAAAATTCCCACTTGTTCATCAGTAAGAAATATTACATGGCCTAAACGAACTTTTTGTCGATATAAAGAATTTTTTTCAAATAATTTTTGCAAGCTAGATAATACCGTAGTTGAATCTCTATATTCTTCTTGAGATTGGGTTTCACCCATATGAATAGTCAAACAAAGATTATGCTGAAGAATTTTTTCGATGGTTTGAGAAAGAAACTCTCCCTCAAGCATCCTTGGTGCGTGAGGAGAAAAACCCGATATATCAATTCCCGCAATCACATCTGAGTTTTTTAAAGCTGCATCAATGATAAAATTGATATAGTTTTTATCGTGTTCACTTTTAAAACGATCAACACTTAGATAGCCTTTAACCGCTTTTGGTGACTCCCGTAAAGCTTGCACAAAAGAATCGAGATAAGGCTGGTAGTTTTTACTTTCATCAAAAGAGCGCAAACCGGTGCGGATTTCTAAATAACTGGCCTCACTTTTATTGATCACATCTAATGTCGCAGACTTTATACGTTCAGGACTATTGAGTAGTTGGTGAGAAATAGAAAATAATTTTATACTCAAAGATGGATCATTTATCTGCGCTATCAAATCATCGCGCACATCATTCACTGCCAAGCTTTGTAAAAACTCTCTCGAAACACTACCGCCAAGATGCAAGTGGTAATCGCCATCCTCACTAAAAGCAAAGATCTTTATTGGCATCACAAAAAAAAATAATAATAATTTTTTCATATTGACAAAACCTTTGTTGTAAAAATCTATTTTTCGCCATGCCCCCCGCAAGAACGGCTCTAACCTACATACAAATCAAATACAGGCTCAGAACCTTCAACACATTCATATTGTTTAAATTCCTTAACTCCGGCCATCTTGAGTACATCCTCATCGATAAGCCATTGCCCGGTCACTTCTCCTGGGGTCTGGCTCACAATGCTTGCTGCTGCATCAGCAATGATTGCTGGTATGCGGCAGTTTTTCTTGGCCTCATCACCCATCAAGCGTGTTATGGCGGCAGTGTAGATTAAAGTTTTAGGCCATAAAGAATTTACTGAAATATTATTTGATCTAAACTCTTCTGCCATCGCCCTTGTGCACATAGACATGCCATATTTCGACATAGTATACGCTACATGAGGTTCAAGCCATTTTATATCCATTGAGATTGGAGGCGACATATTTATGATGTGGCCTCCTTGCTTTTGCATGTAGGGAATACACGCTCTCGACATAAGAAAGGTTGCTCGCACATTGATCGAATGCATAAGATCAAATTGTTTTGCCTCGGTATGAAGCGTGTCAGTAAGATATATCGCCCCGGCATTATTTATGAGAATATCAATGCCGCCAAATTTCTCTACGCTATCTTTTGCCAGTTGAGCAATTTGCACTTCATCTCGCACATCGATTTGATAA
Proteins encoded in this region:
- a CDS encoding non-canonical purine NTP pyrophosphatase, yielding MTRKIGEHRVVIASHNMGKIKEITALFEGHAIETTSARALDLNVPEENGKTYLENALIKARACVEATDDVSLGDDSGLEVEALGKQPGLYTAPFTVEQGGLALVFQKWQQNEAIMKDPRAAFLCTQVLVWPDGHYEHFEAKINGRLVFPPRGNNGHGYDPIFMPDGYDKTMAEMTFEEKQRCSHRFVALKALLEKVL
- a CDS encoding amidohydrolase family protein, with the protein product MKKLLLFFFVMPIKIFAFSEDGDYHLHLGGSVSREFLQSLAVNDVRDDLIAQINDPSLSIKLFSISHQLLNSPERIKSATLDVINKSEASYLEIRTGLRSFDESKNYQPYLDSFVQALRESPKAVKGYLSVDRFKSEHDKNYINFIIDAALKNSDVIAGIDISGFSPHAPRMLEGEFLSQTIEKILQHNLCLTIHMGETQSQEEYRDSTTVLSSLQKLFEKNSLYRQKVRLGHVIFLTDEQVGILLELRVPCEFCPSSFIFLTKNIEFDHKKHPLKKIFKEGVSVLLGTDDTLIFQTSFKEEQNKFKQFFILGEPMH
- a CDS encoding SDR family oxidoreductase, giving the protein MGILTNKTAIITGASRGIGREIALKLASLGANVVLAAKTKEPHEFLEGTIVSVAQEATKLGAQALAYQIDVRDEVQIAQLAKDSVEKFGGIDILINNAGAIYLTDTLHTEAKQFDLMHSINVRATFLMSRACIPYMQKQGGHIINMSPPISMDIKWLEPHVAYTMSKYGMSMCTRAMAEEFRSNNISVNSLWPKTLIYTAAITRLMGDEAKKNCRIPAIIADAAASIVSQTPGEVTGQWLIDEDVLKMAGVKEFKQYECVEGSEPVFDLYVG